One stretch of Caloenas nicobarica isolate bCalNic1 chromosome 2, bCalNic1.hap1, whole genome shotgun sequence DNA includes these proteins:
- the LOC135986083 gene encoding mycocerosic acid synthase-like, with amino-acid sequence MKMETGDEIAIVGIGCNFPGGDGIDNFWKVLEEGKNCTVEIPPERFNAKEWCDPDDNKPGKICTTRAALLDEFNSFDNHLFGISNTEAERMDPQQKLLIECTYKALEDAGVPVEAVSGTKTGVFIGLMNRDYEIVTSRAVSEINHYDGTGTAMSIAANRVSFTFNLTGPSLAIDTACSSFLFALHYAWRAIKSGDCEAAICGGVNCIIDPRTFVSLSKAKMISPEGISKPFSKKADGYGRGEGCGVVFLKPLKKAKEDYCKIWGVIHISAVNQNGRSITPITRPSRIEQEKLLRSIYETHVDPSVVQYVEAHGTGTTAGDGTEAESLGSVICKNRSSQVSILKMGSVKGNIGHTESAAGAAGLIKVLLMMHHGKIVPSLHYSKEMSSIDTEKLNLAIPTTVEPWEESSEYGRVAGINCFGFGGTNAHIVVRQVKQPEPLPAFIRPLELVLLSAASSKSLQMTMADTADQLSTSNSITLPSLAYTSACRRSHANYKYRKAFVTNSLQHLQQEIRSASSTEFATLKVEPQLVFVFCGNGVTLKDFSGVLLSSEPVFRDKCKEIEALFQKHAPISLLPARGHSPKDVLNPELSQPLLFTLQVALAALLKYWGIKPVAVVGHSVGEVAAAHFAGYLSLADAVKVIYHRSRLQAKTASGRMLVVGNIPVQEIAEHLHRYSGKVCIAAFNSPVSCTLSGNSDSVDAVQRDLAQVFSQRNIFLHVLNVPAAYHSPSMDMILGELEDDIQPLEKQKGEIEVISTLTGVAASENDFSQGKFWARHTREPVAFSQAIKMAARGRENVVFVEISPHRALQRSIKETLGKGTKVFSSLQTDAEYQTLFTLVGNLFELGYNLNWQQFYNGYQSVPVAIPRYQFDRKKLMGCLNIHQQAKQRGVSCTHPLIYDINSDNTEFGCLLSQDTMSYLYEHKNNGVALVPGAFYVELALASVMSSSTPKVPLSACRMSISFSAPCVLTESSQVLRIKLSPQKAVTAFEILSSSNAVYAAGQVTKGPEAVVEESSISCQDIYRRCGSVVSREAVYEALSCVGFQYGSIFRQLSDVHYCQELKEAITSIKVNTETIREMYNYHIHPVLLDCFLQMTTVMTSRTFQSRAGFPSGIGSLVVLRPLEEEMMIYMRTSKSIGNYLEVCGCFMDKRGSVLAELKHVAIIFMKQESSRDNEFMFENKWKEVSLSQMTGHLGAMPRVLVFADKFGIAEQLKKYLHPDSRYVMYEDWEALLEGHAQNKMRAEVEDYDEILFLWGIQKLNEDFPSKVVDQLAKCCEAYRQVIVALREKASRSLVRVITYRTTERHVDHINCGFALYGMTRTCVVEVPDITFQMIDLSSSSSLDISVLADVLVKYKVVDYPEVCISQGRTYVAEIRRTPFIDADYSQPVRSLQKSETFALYTSDPYTAKDLSAELSTSPATQLDKRSVEIQVDKICLHSEDYFPISVSSHNFGNTLYWNSQAVDKHRLLALDFSGTVTAMGIDVKKVKVGDHVVSCYPAAASSRVRIPGTACFNVKKFPCFQNVPCMSYFIIAWEILNQRLPKGRHGRTLGIISTEPSSVLCHVLSAAAEEMGWRTALVRPTPDKLQCIKSCNALVVLPPVSRLSQEDFAHMYFLKDVVIVCGSRQSECIQNVSDIDHENISFHILTLTSIFQKASLKRLQKTVHAWISSMDMKRFRHLSGSVFQQMENSERMNSVMSYFTCKSIPLAVLRRQKDNTVLSDIPLYESQKKLFKQNAVYVVVGGLTGLGFETVKFIAENGGGGIAILSRKIPSHEKQEEMDALQQQYKGSKVVFVQCDVTSTRDVEKAFQSITNIFAGSPVKGVFQSAVVLHDGHLEVLNLADFQKVLNPKVAGTLNLHWATRGQELDYFVCYSSVTSFLGNSTQANYAAANSFLDVFCLYRRNCGLSGQSINWGALNLGILLDQNHIQNILESKGIDILQVHEIREYLRKSLLTNNPQQAVVKLNFETLLYHVFARIISLKSRFESLVSEEFRNKLETFEETQVQHTALVKSEDYITSLVSDLIGLSPDELTMNTPLSSLGVDSMSAMTIQNRVFQERKVDIPLLKLLDPHTTLSSLVVLLEETSNANGTAEEKNAAVESAENRSWL; translated from the exons ATGAAGATGGAGACTGGAGATGAAATTGCTATTGTGGGAATAGGATGCAACTTCCCCGGAG GTGATGGAATTGACAATTTCTGGAAAGTCctggaggaaggcaaaaactgcACAGTAGAAATTCCCCCCGAGAGATTTAATGCCAAAGAGTGGTGTGATCCAGATGATAACAAGCCAGGAAAAATATGTACAACACGAGCTGCTCTTCTCGATGA GTTTAATTCATTTGACAACCATCTGTTTGGGATTAGTAATACAGAAGCTGAACGTATGGATCCGCAACAGAAGTTACTGATAGAATGCACATACAAAGCCCTGGAGGATGCAGGAGTCCCTGTAGAAGCTGTCAGTGGCACCAAAACAGGTGTTTTTATTG GTCTTATGAATCGAGACTATGAAATCGTAACAAGCAGAGCAGTAAGTGAAATAAATCATTATGATGGTACCGGAACAGCAATGAGCATTGCTGCTAACAGGGTCTCATTCACATTTAATCTGACTGGACCATCACTGGCTATTGACACGGCatgttcttctttcctttttgcccTGCACTACGCCTGGCGAGCAATTAAATCAG GGGACTGTGAGGCAGCAATCTGTGGTGGAGTGAACTGCATAATAGATCCCCGCACCTTTGTGTCTCTCAGTAAAGCAAAAATGATCTCTCCAGAGGGAATAAGCAAACCCTTCTCCAAAAAGGCAGATGGCTATGGAAGGGGAGAAGGCTGTGGTGTTGTTTTCCTCAAACCACTGAAAAAG GCAAAGGAAGACTACTGCAAAATCTGGGGTGTTATACACATCAGTGCAGTAAATCAGAATGGTAGATCCATTACGCCAATCACAAGACCGTCTCGAATAGAGCAAGAGAAGTTACTGCGCAGTATTTATGAAACTCATGTTGATCCCTCAGTTGTGCAGTACGTTGAAGCACACGGTACAGGAACCACAGCTGGAGACGGTACCGAAGCTGAAAGCCTAGGTAGTGTCATTTGTAAGAACAGGTCTTCACAAGTTTCCATTCTGAAAATGGGCTCAGTGAAAGGAAATATTGGCCACACGGAgtcagctgctggagcagcagggtTAATCAAAGTGCTTCTGATGATGCATCACGGAAAGATTGTGCCATCCTTGCATTACTCGAAGGAGATGAGCAGCATCgatacagagaaattaaatctCGCAATTCCCACAACTGTAGAGCCCTGGGAAGAATCCAGTGAGTATGGAAGAGTAGCTGGCATCAACTGCTTTGGGTTTGGAGGAACCAATGCGCATATCGTAGTCAGGCAGGTTAAGCAGCCAGAGCCTCTTCCTGCCTTTATTAGGCCCCTTGAATTAGTTCTGCTGTCAGCAGCATCAAGTAAGTCCCTTCAGATGACAATGGCCGATACAGCTGACCAGCTGAGCACAAGTAACTCTATAACTCTCCCCAGCCTGGCCTATACGTCTGCCTGCAGAAGAAGCCATGCCAACTACAAGTACCGAAAAGCATTTGTCACAAACTCTCTGCAACACTTGCAGCAAGAGATTAGGTCAGCATCGAGCACTGAATTTGCCACGTTAAAGGTGGAACCACAGCTGGTGTTTGTGTTCTGTGGCAATGGCGTAACGCTGAAGGACTTCAGTGGGGTACTGCTGAGCTCAGAGCCAGTGTTCAGAGACAAGTGTAAGGAAATAGAAGCGCTTTTTCAGAAACACGCTCCCATCAGCCTCCTGCCCGCAAGAGGTCACAGCCCAAAGGATGTGTTGAATCCAGAGCTTTCCCAGCCCTTGCTTTTTACCCTGCAGGTTGCCTTAGCTGCCCTTCTGAAATACTGGGGCATTAAACCGGTCGCTGTCGTTGGCCACTCGGTAGGGGAGGTTGCTGCTGCACATTTTGCTGGGTACCTGTCCCTGGCAGATGCAGTCAAAGTGATTTATCACCGGAGCAGGCTGCAGGCAAAGACTGCAAGCGGGAGAATGTTGGTGGTTGGAAACATCCCCGTTCAAGAGATTGCGGAACATTTGCATCGCTACTCGGGAAAGGTGTGCATTGCAGCTTTCAACAGCCCAGTTTCCTGCACCTTGTCTGGAAATTCAGACTCTGTGGATGCTGTCCAGAGAGATTTAGCTCAAGTTTTCAGCCAGAGAAACATctttcttcatgttttaaatGTCCCAGCTGCATACCACAGCCCCAGCATGGATATGATACTTGGGGAGTTGGAAGATGACATACAGcctttagaaaaacagaaaggggAAATTGAAGTTATTTCAACACTGACTGGGGtggctgcttctgaaaatgacTTTTCTCAGGGCAAATTCTGGGCTCGGCATACTCGTGAGCCTGTTGCTTTCTCTCAAGCCATCAAAATGGCAGCTAGAGGCAGGGAAAATGTGGTTTTTGTGGAAATAAGTCCTCACCGAGCATTGCAACGAAGCATAAAGGAAACTCTAGGAAAAGGCACCAAAGTGTTCTCCTCTTTGCAAACAGATGCAGAGTATCAGACACTCTTCACCTTGGTAGGAAATCTGTTTGAACTGGGTTATAATCTCAACTGGCAGCAGTTTTACAATGGGTATCAAAGTGTTCCAGTGGCCATTCCACGGTATCAATTTGATCGCAAAAAACTCATGGGCTGTCTAAATATCCATcaacaagcaaagcaaagaggtGTCAGCTGCACTCATCCTTTGATTTATGACATAAACAGTGACAACACGGAGTTTGGCTGCCTGCTGTCTCAGGACACGATGTCGTACTTATATGAGCACAAGAACAATGGTGTGGCTTTAGTCCCTGGTGCTTTTTATGTGGAGCTTGCTCTGGCCTCTGTGATGAGCAGCTCAACACCTAAAGTGCCTCTGAGCGCTTGCCGGATGAGTATCAGTTTTTCCGCACCGTGTGTTCTCACAGAGAGTTCCCAAGTCCTGAGAATCAAGCTGAGTCCGCAAAAAGCAGTGACAGCCTTTGAGATACTCTCTTCCTCCAATGCAGTTTATGCTGCAGGCCAAGTTACAAAGGGGCCTGAAGCTGTGGTggaagaaagcagcatttcctgCCAAGACATCTATCGAAGATGCGGGTCAGTGGTTAGCAGAGAGGCGGTTTATGAAGCACTGTCTTGCGTTGGCTTTCAGTACGGCTCCATATTCAGGCAGCTCAGTGATGTGCATTATTGCCAGGAACTAAAGGAAGCTATAACGAGCATAAAGGTGAACACGGAGACCATCAGAGAGATGTACAATTACCACATCCATCCGGTGCTGCTCGACTGTTTTCTGCAAATGACCACTGTCATGACCTCAAGGACGTTCCAGTCCAGAGCAGGGTTTCCTTCAGGGATAGGCAGCCTGGTGGTGCTCCGTCCGCTGGAGGAAGAAATGATGATATATATGAGAACAAGCAAATCCATTGGGAACTACCTAGAGGTCTGTGGATGCTTTATGGACAAACGTGGCTCCGTTCTGGCTGAACTCAAGCACGTTGCCATTATTTTCATGAAGCAAGAATCTTCCAGGGACAATGAGTTCATGTTTGAAAACAAGTGGAAAGAAGTGTCTCTCTCACAGATGACTGGACATCTGGGGGCTATGCCCAGAGTCCTAGTGTTTGCTGACAAATTTGGGATAGCTGAACAGCTCAAGAAATATTTGCATCCTGATTCAAGGTATGTCATGTATGAAGACTGGGAAGCCCTATTGGAGGGCCATGCACAGAATAAGATGAGAGCAGAGGTTGAGGATTATGATGAAATTCTGTTTTTGTGGGGAATTCAAAAGTTAAATGAAGATTTCCCAAGCAAAGTGGTAGACCAATTGGCAAAGTGTTGTGAAGCCTATCGCCAAGTTATTGTGGCATTAAGAGAGAAAGCGTCCCGCTCTTTAGTCAGAGTTATCACCtacagaacaacagaaagacACGTAGACCACATTAACTGTGGGTTTGCATTGTATGGCATGACCAGAACTTGTGTTGTTGAAGTTCCAGACATCACATTTCAGATGATCGACCTCAGCTCTTCCAGTTCCCTGGACATCTCAGTGCTAGCCGATGTTCTTGTCAAGTACAAAGTTGTGGACTATCCAGAAGTTTGCATCAGCCAAGGAAGAACTTATGTGGCTGAAATCAGACGCACACCTTTCATAGATGCAGACTACAGCCAACCTGTAAGATCTCTCCAGAAGTCAGAAACATTCGCTTTGTACACTTCCGATCCGTACACAGCAAAAGATTTGTCTGCTGAATTATCCACCAGCCCTGCCACTCAGCTTGACAAACGGAGTGTTGAAATTCAAGTGGATAAAATATGTCTCCACTCAGAAGATTATTTTCCCATCAGTGTTTCTAGTCATAATTTTGGCAATACGCTGTATTGGAATTCACAGGCAGTAGACAAACACAGACTTTTAGCTCTTGATTTCAGTGGCACAGTAACAGCAATGGGCATTGATGTGAAGAAAGTTAAAGTGGGAGATCACGTGGTTTCATGTTATCCAGCCGCTGCATCATCCAGAGTTCGGATTCCAGGAACAGCTTGTTTCAATGTAAAGAAATTCCCATGCTTTCAGAATGTCCCTTGTATGTCATACTTTATCATTGCATGGGAAATCTTAAATCAGAGGTTACCCAAGGGCAGGCATGGCAGAACACTGGGTATTATTTCCACAGAGCCATCATCGGTTTTGTGCCATGTTCTTTCTGCGGCAGCAGAAGAGATGGGCTGGAGAACAGCACTTGTGAGGCCCACTCCTGATAAGCTCCAGTGTATAAAATCATGCAATGCCCTTGTTGTTCTTCCTCCAGTAAGCAGACTGTCTCAGGAGGACTTTGCCCACATGTACTTTCTTAAAGATGTGGTGATAGTGTGTGGCAGTCGCCAGTCTGAATGTATCCAGAATGTCAGTGACATTGATCATGAAAATATCAGCTTTCATATCCTTACACTTACCAGCATTTTCCAGAAAGCATCTCTAAAGAGATTGCAAAAGACTGTGCATGCGTGGATCAGTTCTATGGATATGAAACGGTTTAGACATCTATCAGgttctgtttttcagcagaTGGAGAACTCTGAAAGAATGAACTCTGTGATGTCCTATTTTACCTGCAAATCTATCCCACTTGCTGTACTGAGAAGGCAGAAGGACAACACTGTGCTTTCAGATATACCGTTGTATGAATCCCAGAAGAAATTGTTCAAGCAGAATGCTGTTTACGTAGTAGTCGGGGGGCTCACTGGACTTGGCTTTGAAACAGTGAAATTCATAGCTGAGAATGGAGGAGGGGGTATTGCAATACTCTCCAGGAAGATTCCAAGccatgagaagcaagaagagatggatgctttgcagcagcagtaTAAAGGGAGCAAAGTAGTGTTTGTGCAGTGTGATGTTACCTCAACCAGGGACGTTGAGAAAGCTTTCCAGTCCATCACGAACATCTTTGCAGGGAGTCCAGTCAAAGGTGTGTTTCAAAGTGCTGTTGTTTTACACGATGGCCATCTTGAAGTTCTGAACTTGGCTGACTTTCAGAAAGTGCTGAACCCAAAAGTAGCAGGGACCCTAAATCTTCATTGGGCTACCAGAGGCCAGGAGCTTGACTACTTCGTGTGCTACTCCTCTGTTACTTCCTTTCTGGGAAATTCTACCCAGGCAAACTATGCAGCTGCAAACTCCTTCTTGGATGTCTTCTGCCTCTACAGGAGGAACTGTGGGCTTTCAGGCCAGTCCATTAACTGGGGTGCTTTGAACCTTGGCATACTGCTCGATCAAAACCATATTCAGAACATTCTGGAATCCAAGGGCATAGACATTCTGCAAGTGCATGAAATTCGTGAGTATCTGAGGAAGAGCTTACTTACAAATAACCCACAGCAAGCTGTCGTCAAATTAAACTTTGAAACTTTATTGTATCATGTTTTTGCTCGGATTATTTCGCTCAAAAGTCGCTTTGAGTCACTTGTGTCAGAAGAATTCAGGAACAAGCTTGAAACCTTTGAGGAAACTCAGGTCCAGCATACTGCCTTAGTCAAATCTGAAGACTATATCACCTCACTGGTGAGTGACCTCATTGGACTGAGCCCAGATGAACTAACCATGAATACACCACTTTCATCATTGGGCGTAGACTCTATGTCAGCTATGACAATTCAGAACCGTGTTTTTCAAGAGAGGAAGGTGGACATACCTCTTCTGAAACTGCTTGATCCTCACACAACTCTGTCAAGTTTAGTAGTCCTTCTAGAAGAAACAAGCAATGCAAATGgaacagctgaggaaaaaaatgctgcgGTTGAAAGTGCAGAAAATAGGAGCTGGctataa